A genomic window from Sceloporus undulatus isolate JIND9_A2432 ecotype Alabama chromosome 9, SceUnd_v1.1, whole genome shotgun sequence includes:
- the C9H5orf15 gene encoding keratinocyte-associated transmembrane protein 2: MAALAWAPGGLLLLLLPALALCVAAAAENETSEGLPSEPAPGTLPPSPSVSPSDAAEGGPPPSSPKAGLPFASGPSSAAAAPEPPSAAPETPSANPETDIDVSDDTDVDRDDVTDKYLMASSPPAPKETIEVDEYDEFGVPDDDPQDNDPQDDLQDDPQGDQGASRAAGDLEDVRSFQSKEPFADETKDAASVSGLEEDSHFFFHLVVVAFLVAVAYITYHNKRKIVLLVQSRRWRDGLCSRTVGYHRLDQNVNEAMPSLKMTDDYVF, translated from the exons ATGGCGGCTTTGGCTTGGGCTCcggggggcctcctcctcctcctcctcccggccctCGCCCTCtgcgtggcggcggcggcagagaaCG AGACCAGCGAAGGCCTCCCCTCGGAGCCTGCGCCAGGGACCCTTCCTCCCTCGCCCTCCGTCTCTCCCTCGGACGCAGCAGAGGGtggccctcctccttcttccccgaAAGCAGGCCTCCCTTTTGCCTCTGGGCCGAGCAGTGCGGCAGCGGCTCCTGAGCCTCCCTCCGCGGCGCCTGAGACGCCCAGCGCCAATCCGGAGACGGATATTGATGTCTCTGACGACACCGATGTTGACAGAGATGACGTTACGGACAAATACTTAATGGCTAGTTCCCCGCCGGCGCCAAAGGAAACAATAGAGGTGGATGAGTATGATGAGTTTGGGGTTCCCGATGACGACCCTCAGGACAATGACCCTCAGGATGACCTTCAAGACGACCCTCAGGGTGACCAAGGGGCCTCAAGGGCCGCAGGCGATCTGGAGGATGTGCGCAGCTTCCAAAGCAAGGAGCCCTTTGCCGACGAGACGAAGGACGCGGCCTCAGTCTCAGGGCTGGAGGAGGACAGccatttcttttttcacctcGTCGTTGTGGCCTTCTTAGTTGCCGTGGCTTACATCACGTATCACAACAAGCGGAAG ATCGTCTTGTTGGTTCAGAGCAGAAGATGGCGAGATGGGCTTTGCTCCAGAACGGTTGGCTATCATCGCTTAGATCAAAATGTCAACGAGGCAATGCCTTCATTAAAAATGACTGATGACTATGTTTTTTAA
- the LOC121915873 gene encoding uncharacterized protein LOC121915873: protein MFLSLRRQKWRGRRTLWPCFPCQAGRWAGGACPRGEGLLPYIRGAWATAATPPPAPEKMALSQPGHRCHCLWALGGLPVLLVLLLGQPAQGWVNFRSPMSASRLASLMWPKQGAMLYRQAVKVLQMAMDHLNEKHNTTYSRAPGVPTHIMLETVFGRTYHVNVVLVEAKCPEGQAKWDSKDCKVAPDAPKLECRLEVTMFLGNEEPYIKDDGCETFKQLLPDAVPDPEGGGGGDGEEEAAPFI from the exons ATGTTCCTTTCCCTGCGGAGACAAAAGTGGCGCGGGAGGAGGACCTTGTGGCCCTGCTTTCCCTGCCAGGCTGGCAGATGGGCAGGTGGGGCATGCCCCCGCGGGGAGGGGCTCCTTCCCTATATCAGAGGGGCCTGGGCCACGGCTGCCACACCGcctcctgctccagagaagatGGCGCTTTCCCAGCCGGGCCACCGCTGCCACTGCCTTTGGGCCTTGGGGGGCCTCCcagtgctgctggtgctgctcctGGGGCAGCCGGCCCAAGGATGGGTCAACTTCCGGTCCCCGATGTCCGCCTCCCGCTTGGCCAGCCTCATGTGGCCAAAGCAAGGAGCCATGCTCTACCGCCAGGCTGTGAAAGTGCTGCAAATGGCCATGGACCACTTGAACGAGAAGCACAACACGACCTACTCCCGGGCGCCAGGGGTGCCAACGCACATCATGCTGGAG ACTGTGTTCGGACGCACTTACCATGTGAACGTGGTGCTGGTGGAAGCCAAATGCCCCGAAGGCCAGGCAAAGTGGGACTCCAAGGACTGCAAGGTCGCCCCTGACGCACCG AAACTGGAGTGCAGGCTAGAAGTGACCATGTTTTTGGGCAATGAAGAGCCATACATTAAAGACGATGGCTGCGAGACCTTCAAGCAGCTGTTACCTGATGCTGTTCCTgatccagaaggaggaggaggaggagacggagAAGAAGAAGCTGCACCGTTCATCTGA